A single region of the Xenopus laevis strain J_2021 chromosome 4L, Xenopus_laevis_v10.1, whole genome shotgun sequence genome encodes:
- the LOC121403089 gene encoding suppressor of cytokine signaling 1-like — MVGGGACPQQESAQIIYPVPAPLAPPSRYRLFKGSERQLVERSVVTLQASGFYWGPLPTKEAHAMLEREQIGTFLVRDSSQGNHLFSVSIKMESGPVSVRVLFLKGFFWLRELFSDCPVKLLELAVEKCQHTPLRCQNGIQLTLSRPLRRTRILSLQQICRRCIITHHGREGLAELPIQPALRRFIEDFPFKI, encoded by the coding sequence ATGGTTGGAGGTGGGGCTTGCCCCCAGCAAGAGTCAGCCCAGATTATCTATCCTGTGCCTGCTCCACTTGCACCCCCATCACGATACCGTCTTTTTAAGGGAAGTGAGCGCCAACTCGTAGAGAGATCTGTGGTCACTTTGCAGGCCAGTGGTTTCTATTGGGGACCCTTACCTACAAAAGAAGCTCATGCTATGTTAGAAAGAGAGCAAATTGGTACATTTTTAGTTCGGGACAGCTCACAGGGCAACCATCTTTTTAGCGTCAGCATCAAAATGGAGTCTGGTCCAGTCAGTGTTCGGGTCCTCTTTTTAAAGGGCTTTTTCTGGCTAAGGGAGCTCTTTTCAGACTGCCCAGTTAAGCTTCTGGAGCTAGCTGTGGAGAAATGCCAACATACACCTCTTAGATGTCAAAATGGCATCCAGTTAACTCTGTCTCGGCCTCTGCGCAGGACTCGAATTCTTAGCTTGCAACAGATATGCCGCCGGTGCATAATTACTCACCATGGAAGAGAGGGACTGGCCGAACTACCCATTCAGCCGGCTCTGCGACGATTTATTGAggatttcccctttaagatctgA
- the serhl.L gene encoding serine hydrolase-like protein isoform X4, producing the protein MSPQIEGSAHSSELRINVPWGYLAAKSWGPREGKLVLCLHGWLDNASSFDKLIPLLPQGYHYVALDFTGHGLSSHKPLWTKYDFIDFVIDAYKALMALGGEKVTVLGHSLGGLVGTLLASTYPEIIENVILLDTYGFYPQIPHIFIKHFKYSVLNYVYTDVTQAKKTYTPDDALQRLLKANKALTAESGKILLQRGTKEIPDGLTFTHDPRISLMSMPPLTLEYCCHMMKTIQANVLAIIASNGLMAKKGKMFDPEDGKVLLRGWQENIKCFQLANVNGNHFVHLNNAENVSGIISSFLQKKPHYHSKL; encoded by the exons ATGTCACCACAAATTGAAGGCTCTG CTCACAGCTCTGAACTGAGGATCAATGTCCCCTGGGGATACCTGGCAGCGAAATCTTGGGGCCCGCGGGAGGGAAAGCTTGTTCTCTGCCTGCATGGCTGGTTGGACAATGCCAGTTCCTTTGATAAGCTCATCCCATTGCTTCCACAAG GTTATCATTATGTGGCACTGGACTTCACTGGACATGGATTATCTTCCCACAAGCCTCTATGGACTAAATATGACTTTATTGACTTTGTCATAGATGCTTACAAGGCTTTGATGG CTTTAGGAGGAGAAAAGGTGACGGTGCTGGGACACAGCCTTG GTGGTCTGGTGGGGACTTTA CTTGCCAGCACATACccagaaataatagaaaatgtcattcttcTGGATACCTATGGATTCTACCCTCAGATTCCG cacatatttattaaacatttcaaaTACAGCGTTCTCAACTATGTCTACACAGATGTCACCCAAGCCAAAAAGACATATACTCCTGATGATGCTCTGCAGAG GTTATTAAAAGCCAACAAGGCTTTGACAGCAGAATCAGGCAAAATTCTCCTCCAACGTGGAACTAAAGAAATACCAGATG GATTGACCTTCACGCATGATCCCAGAATCTCTTtg ATGTCTATGCCACCACTGACCTTGGAGTACTGCTGCCACATGATGAAGACTATACAAGCCAATGTCCTAGCCATCAT AGCCAGTAATGGATTAATGGCTAAGAAAGGGAAAATGTTTGATCCAGAAGATGGAAAAGTATTACTAAGAGGATGGCAAGAAAACATTAAG TGCTTCCAGCTTGCCAATGTGAATGGAAACCATTTTGTGCACTTGAACAATGCGGAAAATGTGTCTGGGATTATCAGTAGCTTCCTACAGAAGAAACCACATTACCACTCAAAGCTTTGA
- the serhl.L gene encoding serine hydrolase-like protein 2 isoform X1 → MPIIYLLIPEALDPWNVSREGDCPLLTEPLPSCTRAAAGDTNNSPSTTNRNPGGGTSHKRWIPGRRSGQPARSLERIIFEYPALDRGEQMSPQIEGSAHSSELRINVPWGYLAAKSWGPREGKLVLCLHGWLDNASSFDKLIPLLPQGYHYVALDFTGHGLSSHKPLWTKYDFIDFVIDAYKALMALGGEKVTVLGHSLGGLVGTLLASTYPEIIENVILLDTYGFYPQIPHIFIKHFKYSVLNYVYTDVTQAKKTYTPDDALQRLLKANKALTAESGKILLQRGTKEIPDGLTFTHDPRISLMSMPPLTLEYCCHMMKTIQANVLAIIASNGLMAKKGKMFDPEDGKVLLRGWQENIKCFQLANVNGNHFVHLNNAENVSGIISSFLQKKPHYHSKL, encoded by the exons ATGCCAATCATCTATTTATTGATACCTGAAGCTCTTGATCCCTGGAATGTGTCTCGGGAAGGTGACTGCCCCCTACTGACTGAGCCCCTTCCCTCCTGCACTAGAGCTGCGGCGGGCGATACCAACAACTCACCCAGCACTACGAACAGGAATCCTGGAGGAGGCACATCGCACAAACGCTGGATCCCGGGAAGAAGGAGCGGCCAACCTGCAAGATCCTTGGAGAG AATAATATTTGAATATCCTGCCCTGGATCGAGGAGAGCAAATGTCACCACAAATTGAAGGCTCTG CTCACAGCTCTGAACTGAGGATCAATGTCCCCTGGGGATACCTGGCAGCGAAATCTTGGGGCCCGCGGGAGGGAAAGCTTGTTCTCTGCCTGCATGGCTGGTTGGACAATGCCAGTTCCTTTGATAAGCTCATCCCATTGCTTCCACAAG GTTATCATTATGTGGCACTGGACTTCACTGGACATGGATTATCTTCCCACAAGCCTCTATGGACTAAATATGACTTTATTGACTTTGTCATAGATGCTTACAAGGCTTTGATGG CTTTAGGAGGAGAAAAGGTGACGGTGCTGGGACACAGCCTTG GTGGTCTGGTGGGGACTTTA CTTGCCAGCACATACccagaaataatagaaaatgtcattcttcTGGATACCTATGGATTCTACCCTCAGATTCCG cacatatttattaaacatttcaaaTACAGCGTTCTCAACTATGTCTACACAGATGTCACCCAAGCCAAAAAGACATATACTCCTGATGATGCTCTGCAGAG GTTATTAAAAGCCAACAAGGCTTTGACAGCAGAATCAGGCAAAATTCTCCTCCAACGTGGAACTAAAGAAATACCAGATG GATTGACCTTCACGCATGATCCCAGAATCTCTTtg ATGTCTATGCCACCACTGACCTTGGAGTACTGCTGCCACATGATGAAGACTATACAAGCCAATGTCCTAGCCATCAT AGCCAGTAATGGATTAATGGCTAAGAAAGGGAAAATGTTTGATCCAGAAGATGGAAAAGTATTACTAAGAGGATGGCAAGAAAACATTAAG TGCTTCCAGCTTGCCAATGTGAATGGAAACCATTTTGTGCACTTGAACAATGCGGAAAATGTGTCTGGGATTATCAGTAGCTTCCTACAGAAGAAACCACATTACCACTCAAAGCTTTGA
- the serhl.L gene encoding serine hydrolase-like protein isoform X3 yields MPIIYLLIPEALDPWNVSREGDCPLLTEPLPSCTRAAAGDTNNSPSTTNRNPGGGTSHKRWIPGRRSGQPARSLERIIFEYPALDRGEQMSPQIEGSGYHYVALDFTGHGLSSHKPLWTKYDFIDFVIDAYKALMALGGEKVTVLGHSLGGLVGTLLASTYPEIIENVILLDTYGFYPQIPHIFIKHFKYSVLNYVYTDVTQAKKTYTPDDALQRLLKANKALTAESGKILLQRGTKEIPDGLTFTHDPRISLMSMPPLTLEYCCHMMKTIQANVLAIIASNGLMAKKGKMFDPEDGKVLLRGWQENIKCFQLANVNGNHFVHLNNAENVSGIISSFLQKKPHYHSKL; encoded by the exons ATGCCAATCATCTATTTATTGATACCTGAAGCTCTTGATCCCTGGAATGTGTCTCGGGAAGGTGACTGCCCCCTACTGACTGAGCCCCTTCCCTCCTGCACTAGAGCTGCGGCGGGCGATACCAACAACTCACCCAGCACTACGAACAGGAATCCTGGAGGAGGCACATCGCACAAACGCTGGATCCCGGGAAGAAGGAGCGGCCAACCTGCAAGATCCTTGGAGAG AATAATATTTGAATATCCTGCCCTGGATCGAGGAGAGCAAATGTCACCACAAATTGAAGGCTCTG GTTATCATTATGTGGCACTGGACTTCACTGGACATGGATTATCTTCCCACAAGCCTCTATGGACTAAATATGACTTTATTGACTTTGTCATAGATGCTTACAAGGCTTTGATGG CTTTAGGAGGAGAAAAGGTGACGGTGCTGGGACACAGCCTTG GTGGTCTGGTGGGGACTTTA CTTGCCAGCACATACccagaaataatagaaaatgtcattcttcTGGATACCTATGGATTCTACCCTCAGATTCCG cacatatttattaaacatttcaaaTACAGCGTTCTCAACTATGTCTACACAGATGTCACCCAAGCCAAAAAGACATATACTCCTGATGATGCTCTGCAGAG GTTATTAAAAGCCAACAAGGCTTTGACAGCAGAATCAGGCAAAATTCTCCTCCAACGTGGAACTAAAGAAATACCAGATG GATTGACCTTCACGCATGATCCCAGAATCTCTTtg ATGTCTATGCCACCACTGACCTTGGAGTACTGCTGCCACATGATGAAGACTATACAAGCCAATGTCCTAGCCATCAT AGCCAGTAATGGATTAATGGCTAAGAAAGGGAAAATGTTTGATCCAGAAGATGGAAAAGTATTACTAAGAGGATGGCAAGAAAACATTAAG TGCTTCCAGCTTGCCAATGTGAATGGAAACCATTTTGTGCACTTGAACAATGCGGAAAATGTGTCTGGGATTATCAGTAGCTTCCTACAGAAGAAACCACATTACCACTCAAAGCTTTGA
- the serhl.L gene encoding serine hydrolase-like protein 2 isoform X2, with protein MPIIYLLIPEALDPWNVSREGDCPLLTEPLPSCTRAAAGDTNNSPSTTNRNPGGGTSHKRWIPGRRSGQPARSLERIIFEYPALDRGEQMSPQIEGSAHSSELRINVPWGYLAAKSWGPREGKLVLCLHGWLDNASSFDKLIPLLPQGYHYVALDFTGHGLSSHKPLWTKYDFIDFVIDAYKALMALGGEKVTVLGHSLGGLVGTLHIFIKHFKYSVLNYVYTDVTQAKKTYTPDDALQRLLKANKALTAESGKILLQRGTKEIPDGLTFTHDPRISLMSMPPLTLEYCCHMMKTIQANVLAIIASNGLMAKKGKMFDPEDGKVLLRGWQENIKCFQLANVNGNHFVHLNNAENVSGIISSFLQKKPHYHSKL; from the exons ATGCCAATCATCTATTTATTGATACCTGAAGCTCTTGATCCCTGGAATGTGTCTCGGGAAGGTGACTGCCCCCTACTGACTGAGCCCCTTCCCTCCTGCACTAGAGCTGCGGCGGGCGATACCAACAACTCACCCAGCACTACGAACAGGAATCCTGGAGGAGGCACATCGCACAAACGCTGGATCCCGGGAAGAAGGAGCGGCCAACCTGCAAGATCCTTGGAGAG AATAATATTTGAATATCCTGCCCTGGATCGAGGAGAGCAAATGTCACCACAAATTGAAGGCTCTG CTCACAGCTCTGAACTGAGGATCAATGTCCCCTGGGGATACCTGGCAGCGAAATCTTGGGGCCCGCGGGAGGGAAAGCTTGTTCTCTGCCTGCATGGCTGGTTGGACAATGCCAGTTCCTTTGATAAGCTCATCCCATTGCTTCCACAAG GTTATCATTATGTGGCACTGGACTTCACTGGACATGGATTATCTTCCCACAAGCCTCTATGGACTAAATATGACTTTATTGACTTTGTCATAGATGCTTACAAGGCTTTGATGG CTTTAGGAGGAGAAAAGGTGACGGTGCTGGGACACAGCCTTG GTGGTCTGGTGGGGACTTTA cacatatttattaaacatttcaaaTACAGCGTTCTCAACTATGTCTACACAGATGTCACCCAAGCCAAAAAGACATATACTCCTGATGATGCTCTGCAGAG GTTATTAAAAGCCAACAAGGCTTTGACAGCAGAATCAGGCAAAATTCTCCTCCAACGTGGAACTAAAGAAATACCAGATG GATTGACCTTCACGCATGATCCCAGAATCTCTTtg ATGTCTATGCCACCACTGACCTTGGAGTACTGCTGCCACATGATGAAGACTATACAAGCCAATGTCCTAGCCATCAT AGCCAGTAATGGATTAATGGCTAAGAAAGGGAAAATGTTTGATCCAGAAGATGGAAAAGTATTACTAAGAGGATGGCAAGAAAACATTAAG TGCTTCCAGCTTGCCAATGTGAATGGAAACCATTTTGTGCACTTGAACAATGCGGAAAATGTGTCTGGGATTATCAGTAGCTTCCTACAGAAGAAACCACATTACCACTCAAAGCTTTGA